From Brassica rapa cultivar Chiifu-401-42 chromosome A06, CAAS_Brap_v3.01, whole genome shotgun sequence:
AAATATTTTCTCGGGCTATTGTGGAAATATTCTCAGATGAATACTTACGGTCATCAATACCTACCGATGTTTCAAGACTTCTGAAGATTGGTGAAGAGCGAGGCTTTCCGGGAATGTTGGGTAGTTTAGATTGCATGCACTGGAAGTGGAAAAATTGCCCGATCGCTTGGGCTGGACAATATGCAGGTCGTAGTGGATCACCAACTATAATTCTTGAAgctgttgcagattatgatctttggatatggcatgcATATTTCGGGATGCCGGGCAGCAATAATGATATCAATGTCTTGGAGTCTTCACATCTTTTCTCCAATCTCGCTCAAGGTATTGCACCTCCTCCTCATTATATCATTCAAGGCAAAGAATATAATATGAGTTATTATTTGGCCGACgatatatatccaaaatggtcTACCATAGTGCAAACTATTCATGAGCCAGTGGGTTCAAAGAAGAAATATTT
This genomic window contains:
- the LOC117125869 gene encoding uncharacterized protein LOC117125869 is translated as MFRRRYLMSRSLFLCIVNALEDHDNYFRQRNDTTGRLGLSSLQKATSVFQMLAYGLPADATDEYIGTAIESMKIFSRAIVEIFSDEYLRSSIPTDVSRLLKIGEERGFPGMLGSLDCMHWKWKNCPIAWAGQYAGRSGSPTIILEAVADYDLWIWHAYFGMPGSNNDINVLESSHLFSNLAQGIAPPPHYIIQGKEYNMSYYLADDIYPKWSTIVQTIHEPVGSKKKYFATQREACQKDVERAFGVPQSRFVIVKGPARFWKKDVLHDIMTKCIILIT